In Juglans regia cultivar Chandler unplaced genomic scaffold, Walnut 2.0 Scaffold_739, whole genome shotgun sequence, a genomic segment contains:
- the LOC109007392 gene encoding uncharacterized protein LOC109007392, translated as MTSKEGCMKALPREVSDIDGIPYRPFHWTPDFKEEEEPSIVPVWIVFPGLPPNYYHESFLKILTAPIGRFIRRDNPTRCATHTDGAHICVEMDVAKEPLPHFWIGTLGLGSSCKQEIIYETLPAFCSKCKIQGHNARTCRAGRKITGRKEWVRQQELVVEELKEKINPPIVEEKEVEANQDSEVNLVIGESSTPLIEELETEKDHGESPDIEVHGEEMNNKVSPERNDERLECSTRSKEAELATDMREVELVPSTEEREDDKSQEEEVFLEEGSMSDLEPEIHAEVFLQDKEYHTETEDEVGKENTIRGSLRKLGVLRGCSLEPKKFLSDRIHISMEYKGNRYF; from the coding sequence ATGACTTCAAAAGAAGGCTGCATGAAGGCCCTTCCACGTGAAGTTAGTGATATAGACGGGATTCCATATCGTCCATTCCATTGGACTCCAGATtttaaggaagaagaagaaccatctATTGTGCCGGTTTGGATCGTCTTTccaggtttgcctcctaacTATTATCATgagtcttttcttaaaattcttacaGCCCCAATAGGTAGATTTATTAGACGTGATAATCCCACTCGTTGTGCCACTCACACCGATGGTGCCCATATCTGTGTAGAGATGGATGTTGCAAAGGAGCCTTTAcctcatttttggattgggactCTTGGATTGGGGTCTAGCTGCAAGCAAGAGATAATTTATGAAACTTTGCCGGCGTTTTGTTCCAAGTGCAAAATACAGGGGCACAATGCAAGGACATGTCGTGCTGGGAGAAAGATTACTGGAAGAAAGGAATGGGTTCGGCAACAAGAACTTGTTGTGGAAGAactgaaggaaaaaataaatccacCAATTGTCGAGGAAAAAGAAGTTGAAGCAAATCAGGATTCTGAGGTAAATCTGGTAATAGGTGAATCCTCCACACCTTTGATTGAGGAGTTGGAAACGGAAAAAGATCATGGTGAGTCTCCTGATATTGAGGTTCATGGGGAGGAAATGAATAATAAGGTGTCACCAGAGAGGAATGACGAAAGACTGGAATGTTCTACCCGCTCGAAGGAGGCGGAGTTGGCCACAGACATGAGGGAGGTGGAACTAGTTCCTAGTACAGAGGAGAGGGAGGATGATAAATCACAGGAGGAAGAGGTTTTCTTGGAAGAGGGGTCGATGTCTGATCTGGAACCTGAGATACATGCGGAAGTCTTTCTGCAGGATAAGGAATATCACACGGAAACAGAGGATGAAGTAGGGAAAGAAAATACCATAAGAggcagtttgagaaaattaggAGTTCTTAGAGGGTGCTCACTCGAGCCAAAAAAATTTCTCAGTGATAGGATCCATATTAGTATGGAATATAAAGGGAATAGGTACTTCTAA